Proteins encoded together in one Chitinophaga varians window:
- a CDS encoding BatA domain-containing protein, which produces MLHLLQPIWMTLATGIAVPVFIHLWHRRPGKVLRISSVQLLAASSVRHARSWRVSDWWLLLLRCLLIVLLALLLSQPVWRKPLTARTVKGWVVTEQAAYPAFRHQIDSLLRQGFQLHATDTAFTHLRRPDELTPDTSTASYWQLLQTLSHKVPADLPVYLFTGNRLARFSGPMPAVALTLHWQTMTPADSVDNWNDYTYLLENDSLRIRKGRSTPSGTVFSYHDTQRGNNDTATLYYTIYTDKYPEDARYLEAALKAVRQYTHRKISLLSVRQATAIPASQDWLWWLSDSPVPANIKAGRTIRYATGTPQIVAATIGNTDIRLFRRLPATDTAGAMWLDSYGNPLLTKDNLYTHIDPTWNELPWSGEFPEMLLELMLPATWEKQHDRRSIDTRQLALPAPAAAVKPAVLPQQETSLEKTIWIILFLAFCMERYLSSKTAVKSE; this is translated from the coding sequence TTGCTGCACCTGCTACAACCCATATGGATGACACTTGCCACCGGAATTGCTGTTCCGGTGTTTATCCATTTGTGGCACCGCCGCCCGGGAAAGGTGCTCCGTATCAGCAGTGTGCAACTGCTGGCCGCTTCTTCTGTACGGCATGCCCGCAGCTGGCGCGTGTCTGACTGGTGGCTGCTGTTGCTGCGCTGCCTGCTGATCGTCCTGCTGGCTTTGCTGTTGTCTCAGCCGGTATGGCGTAAGCCACTGACAGCCCGCACCGTGAAAGGCTGGGTGGTGACAGAGCAGGCAGCTTATCCTGCTTTCCGCCACCAGATCGATTCCCTGTTGCGGCAAGGTTTTCAGCTGCATGCCACGGATACAGCGTTTACTCACCTGCGCCGCCCGGATGAGCTCACGCCGGATACCTCGACGGCCTCTTACTGGCAACTGCTGCAAACCCTTTCCCATAAAGTGCCCGCAGACTTACCGGTGTACCTGTTCACCGGCAACCGCCTGGCCCGTTTCTCCGGACCAATGCCGGCAGTAGCTTTAACACTCCACTGGCAAACAATGACGCCGGCAGATTCGGTTGATAACTGGAACGACTATACGTACCTGCTGGAAAATGACAGCCTGCGCATACGAAAGGGCAGGAGTACGCCGTCAGGGACCGTTTTCAGTTATCATGATACCCAACGGGGCAACAATGATACCGCGACCTTATATTATACCATTTATACAGATAAGTATCCGGAAGATGCCCGCTACCTGGAGGCAGCACTGAAAGCGGTACGGCAATATACCCACCGGAAAATCAGCCTGCTGTCTGTGAGACAGGCAACCGCTATACCTGCATCGCAGGACTGGCTCTGGTGGCTGTCAGACAGCCCGGTGCCCGCAAATATCAAAGCAGGAAGGACCATACGTTATGCCACCGGCACACCGCAAATAGTAGCCGCCACCATCGGTAATACTGATATTCGGCTATTCCGGCGCCTGCCGGCAACAGATACTGCCGGCGCCATGTGGCTGGACAGTTACGGTAACCCTTTGCTGACAAAAGACAACCTTTATACGCATATCGATCCAACATGGAATGAGCTCCCCTGGAGTGGGGAATTCCCGGAAATGCTGCTGGAACTGATGCTGCCGGCTACCTGGGAAAAGCAGCATGACCGTCGCAGCATCGATACGCGGCAACTGGCACTGCCTGCGCCTGCCGCCGCTGTTAAACCGGCCGTGTTGCCGCAACAGGAAACTTCCCTGGAGAAAACGATTTGGATAATCCTGTTCCTGGCATTTTGCATGGAACGATATCTTTCATCCAAAACAGCTGTAAAAAGTGAATAA
- a CDS encoding DUF58 domain-containing protein — protein sequence MSNLLDPKVLLAIKDLPLAAKTAVDGFMAGMHASRVKGAGLEFSQYRSYQPGDDLRWLDWKMYARSDRYYIRESEMETSIDISFLIDASNSMLHTEDGISKIDYARYLAASLAYLAHLQGDAAGLAVLHNSRLFTMTARREAQHMARLYYQLEKIQPGGTFTEPAHYRDLFSGPHSRQLLVFITDYYEQSNEITTLLQTLSALGHEILVFHLLGDKERRGDFRGYDAVEDLETGQRLELTGIADTDYPSKLEQYNDHLRTQLLQRRIYYRQLLLQEPLDTALRDFLNQRNKMRK from the coding sequence ATGAGCAACCTGCTGGACCCGAAAGTATTACTGGCCATCAAAGACCTGCCGCTCGCTGCCAAAACAGCGGTCGATGGTTTTATGGCCGGAATGCATGCCAGCAGAGTGAAGGGAGCGGGGCTGGAATTCAGCCAGTACCGCAGCTATCAGCCGGGAGATGATCTTCGCTGGCTTGACTGGAAAATGTACGCGCGCTCTGACAGGTACTATATCCGTGAATCGGAAATGGAAACCAGCATCGATATCAGTTTCCTGATAGATGCCAGCAATTCCATGTTGCATACGGAAGATGGTATTTCCAAAATAGATTATGCCCGTTACCTCGCAGCTTCCCTCGCTTATTTGGCCCACTTGCAGGGCGATGCGGCGGGACTGGCCGTGTTGCACAACAGCCGCCTGTTTACCATGACGGCCAGGAGAGAAGCGCAACACATGGCCCGCCTGTATTACCAGCTGGAGAAAATACAGCCCGGCGGAACTTTTACGGAACCTGCCCATTACCGCGATCTCTTCAGTGGACCGCACAGCCGGCAATTGCTGGTATTCATTACGGACTATTATGAACAGTCCAATGAAATTACCACGTTGCTGCAAACATTGTCGGCCCTGGGGCATGAGATACTCGTATTTCATCTGTTGGGAGATAAGGAACGCCGCGGCGATTTCCGTGGCTACGATGCCGTAGAAGACCTGGAGACAGGGCAGCGGCTGGAACTGACGGGCATAGCGGATACCGACTATCCTTCAAAGCTTGAACAATACAACGATCACCTGCGTACACAATTGCTGCAACGGCGTATCTACTACCGGCAACTCCTCTTACAGGAGCCGCTGGATACCGCCCTGCGCGATTTTTTGAACCAGCGTAATAAAATGAGAAAATAG
- a CDS encoding AAA family ATPase, with translation MGIQLLEKLPLLKQEIRKVIVGQEAVLDEVLVAMMAGGHCLLEGVPGLAKTLMVRTLSQALHLSFRRIQFTPDLMPTDIIGTEVLEEDHATGKRFFKFNKGPLFANIILADEINRTPPKTQSALLEAMQEFEVTYAGQTYALDRPFFILATQNPIEQSGTYPLPEAQLDRFLLYVKIGYPTEQEETAILTGTTGTRKVDVQPVLDANDIKQLQQLVREVSIDAELVSWVSRLVRNTRPDTTTVDYVKEWVRWGAGPRAGQALILTAKAHALLQGRYAVTTADITAMAYPVLRHRILMNFRAEAEGVHPDKVTEKLLQQVERAATRLS, from the coding sequence ATGGGTATACAATTGCTGGAGAAGTTACCGCTGCTTAAACAGGAAATCAGAAAAGTTATTGTTGGCCAGGAAGCCGTGCTGGATGAAGTGCTGGTAGCCATGATGGCCGGAGGCCACTGCCTGCTGGAAGGCGTGCCCGGACTGGCAAAAACACTGATGGTCCGCACGCTGTCACAGGCGTTGCACCTGTCTTTCCGCAGGATTCAGTTCACCCCCGATCTCATGCCTACTGATATCATCGGTACGGAAGTGCTGGAAGAAGACCATGCTACCGGCAAAAGGTTTTTTAAGTTCAACAAAGGCCCTTTATTCGCCAATATTATATTAGCTGACGAAATCAACCGTACGCCACCAAAGACGCAATCCGCGCTGCTGGAGGCGATGCAGGAGTTTGAAGTCACCTACGCCGGACAAACTTACGCGCTGGACAGGCCGTTTTTTATCCTGGCTACCCAGAACCCTATAGAACAGTCCGGCACCTATCCTTTGCCGGAAGCACAGCTGGACCGCTTTCTGCTGTACGTTAAAATAGGTTACCCGACTGAACAGGAGGAAACAGCGATCCTCACCGGCACTACCGGCACTCGTAAAGTTGATGTGCAACCGGTGCTGGATGCCAATGATATCAAACAATTACAACAGCTGGTGCGGGAAGTGTCTATTGATGCTGAACTGGTGTCCTGGGTAAGCCGCCTGGTACGCAATACCCGTCCGGACACGACTACTGTCGATTATGTGAAGGAATGGGTGCGCTGGGGCGCAGGGCCCAGAGCCGGCCAGGCACTGATCCTTACAGCCAAGGCTCATGCATTGCTGCAGGGCCGTTATGCTGTCACCACCGCTGATATCACCGCCATGGCTTATCCCGTTTTGCGTCATCGTATCCTCATGAACTTCAGGGCGGAAGCGGAAGGCGTACATCCCGACAAAGTCACGGAGAAACTGTTACAACAAGTAGAAAGAGCGGCCACCCGCTTGTCCTGA
- a CDS encoding DUF4159 domain-containing protein → MRLRYRSGDWDTDQRMPSNLLNSLIEYTTIPVAMQEKVIDLSSSELFQYPFCYLSGHKLVQFDAAEAANFKQYVNRGGFVFVDDCNHDIDGLFARSFETQMSQLFGPHALKKIPSTHAVYNSFFKFEKGPPNTSFELNGWGDDLVHDYLKAIEVNGRIGVLYSNKDYGCEWDYDFRNKRFLAEDNTKFGVNIIVYALQ, encoded by the coding sequence GTGAGATTAAGATACCGGTCGGGCGACTGGGACACTGATCAGCGGATGCCTTCCAACCTCCTCAATTCACTGATTGAGTACACCACTATACCGGTGGCCATGCAGGAGAAGGTGATAGATCTCAGCAGCAGCGAGCTGTTTCAATACCCGTTTTGTTACCTGAGCGGGCATAAGCTGGTACAATTTGATGCGGCGGAAGCGGCCAATTTCAAACAATATGTCAACCGGGGCGGTTTTGTTTTTGTGGATGATTGCAACCATGACATCGACGGGCTGTTTGCCCGTTCGTTTGAAACGCAGATGTCGCAGCTGTTTGGGCCCCATGCCTTAAAAAAGATTCCTTCCACGCACGCTGTTTATAACAGCTTCTTCAAATTTGAAAAGGGGCCGCCCAATACTTCCTTTGAGCTGAATGGCTGGGGCGACGACCTGGTACATGATTACCTGAAAGCCATTGAAGTGAATGGACGTATCGGCGTATTGTACAGTAACAAGGATTATGGCTGTGAATGGGATTATGACTTCCGCAACAAACGTTTCCTGGCGGAGGACAATACGAAGTTCGGCGTGAATATTATCGTGTATGCGTTGCAGTAG
- a CDS encoding SusC/RagA family TonB-linked outer membrane protein, with amino-acid sequence MAQRTISGKVTGAADGQGLPGVTITVPGTSTGTSTDANGVYKLSLPATAQTLAFSFLGYEAQTVTIGNRDVINVALQSTTKGLGEVVVVGYGTQTRRDLTGTISSVKGADIKNLPVSDAAQAMQGRVTGVDIVRSDGQPGSAPSIRIRGTGTINNAEPLVIIDGVPAGGLSDINPNDIASMEVLKDASSSAIYGTRAANGVIIITSKKGNYGEKLKASVNVYKGVSNAIRYIPLLTAPELVMLKKERYTNDGKQIDPIWNDPYYSQQRTDWQRALLGSGQVTNADVSLRGGNSSSNYLFSAGYYDEKGIIENTYFKRYTVRINSEHKLGKRLKVGENLQLTYRQNEGFDTYSSQTGLIFSALRFNPAIPVFNPDGSYGSSKASNELGDINNPVFTAQTTDGWAKNYRMLANVYAELEILDGLTLRGNYGYDGSIYNQSNFVPKVLDQTRTRDRAQLWNRSESNSSQLSEVFLTYNKFFHQHHVTFTGGYSQQETKGYFFKGERWGFADESPDVRVLDNGNEIHDASGNFNPQSAIASGFVRGFYGFKEKYLLTVTFRADGSSRFAPGKRWGYFPAFSAGWRVSDETFFKDNVKFVSNLKITGGWGQLGNQNVRDFQYLAPVNKDRRYNFGESPYVGIWNSRLANPSITWEKAEMTNISLEAGFFENKLNAVITWFNKNTKDMLVPAAAMDLHGTAAIPDQNIGQLNNKGWELEVSYQGGNERFRYNLSANASFIKNTVTKLYEAGTYISSSNYGRQNQEISRTYEGQPLASFYGWKTNGIYQTQQEIDADPYIAKDPNKENIKPGDVRFVDINGDGIINELDRTNLGDPNPRVVYGFQAGAQYKGFDLSLSFAGVGGVKLYNADKMQGMDPTYPYNMYAEALQRWHGPGTSNSVPRMSLSSDNSNNRTSDRFVEKGDYLSLRNIALGYTIPSKVWGRTGISDVRVYVAAQNLFFLTSYSGLTPQLGYNDATQDGNRQRGVDVAAYPQARTFTFGATLNF; translated from the coding sequence ATGGCACAAAGAACGATCTCCGGCAAAGTAACCGGCGCCGCCGACGGGCAGGGCCTGCCGGGCGTCACCATCACGGTGCCTGGTACCAGCACGGGCACGAGCACCGATGCCAACGGCGTGTATAAGTTATCCTTACCCGCAACTGCACAAACGCTTGCATTCTCCTTTCTTGGATATGAAGCGCAGACCGTCACCATCGGTAACCGGGACGTGATCAACGTCGCCCTGCAATCCACCACCAAAGGACTGGGCGAAGTGGTAGTTGTAGGTTACGGCACCCAAACGCGCCGCGACCTGACCGGCACCATCTCCTCCGTGAAAGGCGCCGACATCAAAAATCTGCCGGTCAGCGATGCAGCCCAGGCCATGCAGGGCCGCGTTACCGGCGTAGACATCGTACGGTCCGACGGACAGCCCGGCAGCGCTCCCAGTATTCGTATACGCGGTACCGGTACCATCAACAATGCAGAACCACTGGTCATCATAGACGGCGTACCCGCCGGAGGGCTTAGCGATATCAATCCCAATGACATCGCCTCCATGGAGGTACTAAAAGACGCCTCCTCCTCTGCTATCTACGGGACAAGGGCGGCCAACGGCGTTATCATCATCACCAGTAAAAAAGGCAACTATGGTGAAAAGCTGAAAGCCTCCGTGAACGTATATAAAGGCGTGTCCAACGCTATCCGCTACATTCCGCTGCTCACCGCCCCTGAACTGGTGATGCTGAAAAAAGAACGTTATACCAATGACGGTAAACAGATAGATCCTATCTGGAACGACCCTTATTATTCGCAACAACGGACCGACTGGCAACGCGCCCTGCTCGGCTCCGGCCAGGTAACCAACGCGGATGTGAGCCTCCGCGGCGGCAACAGCAGCTCCAACTACCTCTTCAGCGCCGGCTACTACGATGAAAAAGGTATCATAGAAAACACCTATTTCAAACGGTACACCGTCCGCATCAATTCGGAACACAAGCTGGGCAAACGTTTGAAGGTGGGTGAAAACCTGCAGCTGACCTACCGCCAGAATGAAGGCTTCGATACCTACTCTTCCCAGACAGGCCTTATCTTCAGCGCTCTGCGTTTTAATCCGGCCATCCCGGTGTTCAACCCGGACGGCAGCTACGGCTCCTCCAAAGCCAGCAATGAACTCGGCGATATCAACAACCCGGTCTTTACCGCACAGACCACCGACGGATGGGCCAAAAACTACCGCATGCTGGCCAACGTATATGCGGAACTGGAAATCCTCGACGGCCTTACCCTTCGCGGCAACTATGGTTATGACGGCAGCATCTACAACCAGTCCAACTTTGTGCCCAAAGTGCTGGACCAGACGCGTACCCGTGACCGTGCCCAACTGTGGAACCGCAGCGAGTCCAACAGCTCCCAGCTGAGTGAAGTATTTCTGACCTATAACAAATTCTTTCATCAGCACCATGTTACCTTCACCGGCGGTTATTCCCAACAGGAAACCAAAGGCTATTTCTTCAAAGGCGAACGCTGGGGCTTTGCCGACGAATCACCAGACGTACGCGTGCTCGATAACGGCAACGAAATTCATGACGCCAGCGGCAACTTCAACCCACAGAGTGCCATCGCATCAGGCTTTGTAAGAGGTTTCTACGGTTTCAAGGAAAAATATTTGCTCACCGTTACCTTCCGTGCCGACGGGTCTTCCCGCTTCGCACCGGGCAAACGCTGGGGCTACTTCCCCGCTTTCTCCGCCGGATGGCGCGTTTCGGACGAAACATTCTTCAAAGACAATGTGAAGTTTGTCAGCAACCTGAAAATCACCGGCGGATGGGGCCAGCTGGGCAATCAGAATGTTCGTGATTTCCAGTATCTCGCACCGGTGAATAAAGACAGACGGTATAACTTCGGCGAAAGTCCCTACGTAGGCATATGGAATTCCCGCCTCGCCAACCCTTCCATCACCTGGGAGAAAGCCGAAATGACCAACATCAGCCTGGAAGCCGGCTTCTTTGAAAACAAGCTGAATGCGGTGATCACCTGGTTCAACAAAAACACCAAAGACATGCTGGTACCTGCCGCAGCCATGGACCTGCACGGCACTGCCGCCATCCCTGACCAGAACATCGGTCAGCTGAACAACAAAGGATGGGAGCTGGAAGTCAGCTACCAGGGCGGCAACGAAAGGTTCCGTTACAACCTCTCCGCCAATGCGTCCTTTATCAAAAATACCGTTACCAAACTCTATGAAGCCGGTACTTATATTTCTTCCAGCAACTACGGCCGGCAAAACCAGGAGATCTCCCGTACCTACGAAGGGCAGCCGCTGGCATCTTTCTACGGTTGGAAAACAAACGGCATTTATCAAACCCAACAGGAAATCGATGCTGACCCTTATATCGCCAAAGATCCCAATAAGGAAAACATCAAACCCGGCGATGTACGTTTTGTGGACATCAACGGCGACGGCATCATCAATGAGCTGGACCGCACCAACCTCGGCGATCCCAATCCGCGCGTAGTGTATGGTTTTCAGGCAGGCGCACAGTACAAAGGCTTTGACCTGAGCCTTTCCTTTGCCGGCGTAGGCGGCGTTAAATTATACAACGCCGATAAAATGCAGGGCATGGACCCCACCTATCCGTACAATATGTACGCAGAAGCGCTTCAGCGCTGGCACGGTCCGGGCACCAGCAACAGCGTGCCGCGCATGAGCCTCTCCAGCGACAACAGCAACAACCGTACTTCCGACCGTTTTGTGGAAAAAGGCGATTACCTCTCCCTGCGTAATATCGCGCTCGGCTATACGATTCCGTCCAAAGTATGGGGTCGTACCGGTATCTCCGACGTACGCGTATACGTGGCAGCACAGAACCTGTTTTTCCTCACCTCCTATTCCGGGCTCACACCACAACTGGGTTATAACGACGCCACACAGGACGGGAACCGGCAACGCGGCGTAGACGTGGCTGCTTATCCGCAGGCAAGAACATTCACTTTTGGCGCTACGCTCAACTTCTAA
- a CDS encoding RagB/SusD family nutrient uptake outer membrane protein, whose product MQSMKHILLAGLTAATLLSGCKNVLDVQPQGNFTTGNYWRNQDQAIEGITGIYNILLEEDFTGFNEFVFDNCSDDQVRGGDHDYDDAIEAFTYDASTPTVRAGWRWKYETINRANSALINIPKISNIDAAIKQRCLGEAHFLRAYAYWRLLLIYGEVPIITEDDVTKVNYNKPKVSADELRKQIEADLLLAADELPETYGETDKGRASKGSAWGLLCKLYMEWDQLDKAIAVGNKVISNANYALAPRYADNFSVATGNNSEMLLAVQTVDGAGYSDFVTYHAPRKWNGWSFFYPTKSLVDEFEPGDPRKEICIMAPGDKVNVGTGIETATADLSWSGYHYKKFCAWKPSGGLNYSLKTPLLRSADIYLLVAEAKIRLNGPGAGDAEIQAIRTRASATLPAVHSAGMKELMHERRVELCGENERQQDLLRWDKAKLIDIVAINNQPKLAYDGTVMSRGGSPRKFIRPKHYYFPMPQTEIDKSKGTLVQNPNY is encoded by the coding sequence ATGCAATCAATGAAACATATACTGCTGGCCGGCCTTACCGCCGCCACCTTGTTATCCGGCTGTAAAAACGTGCTGGACGTACAGCCTCAGGGCAACTTCACCACCGGTAACTACTGGCGTAATCAGGACCAGGCCATAGAGGGCATCACCGGTATTTACAATATCCTGCTGGAAGAAGATTTTACAGGCTTCAATGAATTTGTTTTTGATAACTGTTCAGACGACCAGGTGCGTGGTGGCGACCATGATTATGACGATGCCATTGAAGCATTCACGTATGACGCCTCTACGCCTACCGTGCGCGCCGGCTGGCGATGGAAATATGAAACCATCAACCGCGCCAACAGTGCGCTGATCAATATTCCGAAGATCAGCAACATTGACGCCGCCATCAAACAACGTTGCCTTGGAGAAGCGCATTTCCTTCGTGCATACGCCTACTGGCGCCTGCTGCTGATATATGGAGAAGTACCCATTATCACGGAAGATGATGTAACGAAAGTCAATTATAACAAGCCCAAAGTGAGCGCCGACGAACTGCGCAAACAGATAGAAGCCGATCTGCTGCTGGCCGCCGACGAACTGCCGGAAACCTATGGCGAAACCGATAAAGGCCGTGCCAGCAAAGGTTCCGCCTGGGGCCTGCTCTGTAAGCTGTACATGGAATGGGACCAACTGGACAAAGCCATCGCCGTAGGCAATAAAGTCATCAGCAACGCCAACTACGCACTGGCGCCACGGTATGCTGACAACTTCAGCGTAGCTACCGGCAATAATTCAGAGATGTTGTTGGCCGTGCAGACCGTTGACGGCGCCGGTTACTCCGACTTCGTCACCTACCATGCGCCACGCAAGTGGAACGGCTGGAGCTTCTTCTACCCTACCAAATCGCTGGTAGATGAATTTGAGCCCGGTGATCCGCGGAAAGAGATCTGTATTATGGCGCCCGGCGATAAAGTCAACGTAGGCACCGGTATAGAAACCGCTACAGCAGACCTTTCCTGGTCCGGCTACCACTACAAAAAATTCTGTGCGTGGAAACCTTCCGGTGGTCTTAACTATTCGTTAAAAACCCCGCTCCTGCGCAGCGCAGACATTTATCTGCTGGTGGCAGAAGCGAAGATCCGCCTCAATGGCCCAGGCGCCGGCGATGCAGAGATACAGGCCATCCGTACCCGTGCGTCCGCCACTTTGCCGGCTGTACACAGTGCCGGTATGAAGGAGCTGATGCATGAACGCCGTGTAGAGCTGTGCGGTGAAAACGAAAGGCAGCAGGACCTGCTGAGATGGGACAAAGCGAAGCTGATCGATATTGTGGCCATCAACAACCAGCCTAAGCTGGCCTATGACGGCACTGTGATGAGCAGAGGCGGTTCACCACGTAAGTTTATACGGCCTAAACATTATTATTTCCCGATGCCACAGACGGAGATCGATAAGAGCAAAGGCACGCTGGTACAGAATCCGAACTACTAA
- a CDS encoding aldose epimerase family protein, whose translation MEMNLRGLSALMISGTVLLGACNSANAPKEESKTGTDTAAAVTATTAHNYGQTDGQDVLQYTLRNAAGMEVKILNYGGIVTDIIVPDKQGQKANVVLSYDSLSGYQQKGQPYFGALIGRYANRIANAKFKLDGKEYTLAANDHGNTLHGGIKGFDKVIWSAAQSGDSSLQLEYTSKDGEEGYPGTLKATVQYTLTPDNALKIHYTATSDKATPVNLTNHSYFNLSGGKDSTILDQELQLKASRYTPVNDKLIPTGQLQPVKGTMMDFTTPKKVGKDIAAVKGGYDHNFVLDKAAGSLETVATLYDPASGRLMEMSTTEPGVQFYSGNFLDGTLSNTRGGKKYVQHAGLCLEAQHFPNSPNQSDFPTVILKPGETYQQTTVYKFSTK comes from the coding sequence ATGGAAATGAACCTCAGGGGGCTCTCGGCCCTGATGATCTCAGGCACTGTCCTGTTGGGCGCCTGCAACTCGGCTAACGCTCCTAAAGAAGAAAGCAAGACCGGCACGGACACCGCTGCCGCTGTTACGGCTACTACGGCCCACAACTATGGACAAACAGACGGACAGGATGTATTGCAATACACTCTCCGCAATGCTGCCGGCATGGAAGTGAAAATTCTGAACTATGGTGGTATTGTCACAGATATCATCGTGCCGGACAAACAAGGGCAGAAAGCCAATGTGGTATTGTCTTACGACTCGCTCAGCGGATATCAGCAAAAAGGACAGCCTTACTTCGGCGCACTGATAGGCCGGTATGCCAACCGTATCGCAAATGCCAAATTCAAACTGGACGGTAAGGAATATACGCTGGCAGCTAACGATCACGGCAACACGCTGCACGGTGGTATCAAAGGCTTTGATAAGGTAATATGGTCTGCCGCACAATCCGGCGACAGCTCCCTGCAACTGGAATATACCAGCAAAGACGGGGAAGAAGGATATCCCGGCACGTTGAAGGCGACAGTGCAGTATACGCTTACGCCTGACAACGCCCTGAAGATCCATTATACCGCCACCAGCGATAAAGCCACGCCGGTGAACCTCACCAATCACAGCTATTTTAACCTCTCCGGAGGCAAAGACAGCACCATCCTGGACCAGGAGCTGCAGCTGAAAGCCAGCCGCTACACGCCGGTAAATGATAAACTGATCCCCACCGGCCAGTTGCAACCGGTGAAAGGCACCATGATGGATTTTACTACGCCTAAGAAAGTAGGAAAAGATATCGCTGCGGTGAAAGGTGGGTACGATCACAACTTCGTGCTAGACAAAGCAGCAGGCAGCCTGGAAACAGTAGCTACGCTCTATGACCCCGCCAGCGGACGTTTGATGGAGATGTCCACCACCGAGCCGGGGGTGCAGTTTTACTCCGGTAATTTCCTGGACGGTACATTGTCTAATACCCGCGGCGGAAAAAAATATGTGCAACATGCGGGACTGTGCCTGGAAGCGCAACATTTCCCTAATTCGCCCAACCAGTCTGATTTCCCTACGGTTATCCTGAAACCGGGAGAAACCTACCAACAAACAACGGTGTATAAATTCTCCACCAAATAA
- the pepE gene encoding dipeptidase PepE, translating into MKHIVLASTSTLYGEGYLAYLQPVMQTLFAGVSEIIFVPFARPGGISHDEYTARAAAAFAPLQIQVKGLHTFADPASAIREAQGFFTGGGNTFLLVKELLERGLMDKLKTAVEEGRPYMGCSAGSNIGGVSMQTTNDMPIVYPPGFQTMGLVPFNLNPHYLDPIPNLPHMGETRETRIKEFHTQHATPVLGLREGGWILVKGDQITLEGKPTARIFEAGKTPYEVDPGSNLNFLR; encoded by the coding sequence ATGAAGCATATTGTCCTGGCCAGCACGTCTACCCTCTATGGAGAAGGTTATCTGGCTTATTTACAACCTGTGATGCAGACATTGTTCGCCGGTGTCAGTGAAATTATCTTTGTGCCATTTGCCCGTCCGGGTGGCATTTCCCATGATGAATATACCGCCAGAGCCGCAGCGGCCTTTGCGCCGTTACAGATACAGGTGAAAGGGCTGCATACTTTTGCAGATCCTGCCTCGGCCATCCGTGAAGCACAGGGGTTCTTTACCGGCGGCGGCAATACTTTCCTGCTGGTGAAGGAACTGCTGGAGCGCGGACTGATGGACAAACTGAAAACCGCCGTAGAAGAAGGCCGTCCGTATATGGGATGCAGTGCCGGCAGCAATATTGGCGGTGTTTCCATGCAAACGACCAACGACATGCCGATCGTGTATCCGCCGGGTTTCCAGACGATGGGACTGGTGCCTTTTAACCTGAACCCACACTACCTCGATCCTATTCCTAACCTGCCCCATATGGGTGAAACACGCGAAACACGTATCAAAGAGTTCCATACCCAACATGCCACGCCGGTGCTGGGGCTGCGTGAAGGCGGCTGGATTCTGGTGAAAGGCGATCAGATCACGCTGGAAGGCAAACCCACCGCCCGCATATTTGAAGCCGGAAAAACGCCTTATGAAGTTGATCCCGGCAGCAACCTGAATTTTCTTCGCTAA
- a CDS encoding TetR/AcrR family transcriptional regulator: protein MRVKDEQKAALIQEKAIEMIVREGFDGLSMHKLAKAVDISVSTIYIYFKNREDLLNQLYIDVMAVFVRETLQDFDPEMDFEAGLWLQWRNRFRYIQRYPLHYLFSEQFRHSPLIRHPAIGKDAFRQAMQQFTANAIRRKQIPDLPVEVYWALAYGPFYTLVGFHVHNNAFFDKPFRLSEAVLKQTFERTILSLKIG from the coding sequence ATGCGTGTAAAAGACGAACAAAAAGCCGCCCTTATTCAGGAAAAGGCCATCGAAATGATCGTGCGTGAAGGTTTCGATGGCCTCAGTATGCACAAACTGGCCAAAGCGGTCGACATATCGGTATCTACGATATACATCTATTTTAAAAACAGGGAAGACCTGCTTAACCAGTTGTATATCGACGTGATGGCGGTATTTGTCCGCGAAACGCTGCAGGACTTTGATCCGGAGATGGACTTTGAGGCAGGGCTCTGGCTGCAATGGCGTAACCGTTTCCGTTATATCCAGCGATATCCGCTGCACTACCTGTTTTCCGAGCAGTTCCGTCACTCACCGTTAATCCGCCATCCGGCCATCGGAAAAGATGCGTTCAGGCAGGCGATGCAACAATTTACGGCCAATGCGATACGTCGTAAACAGATCCCTGATCTTCCGGTAGAAGTGTATTGGGCGCTGGCTTACGGGCCGTTCTATACGCTTGTCGGTTTCCACGTACATAACAACGCTTTCTTCGACAAACCGTTCAGGTTGAGTGAAGCGGTGCTGAAGCAAACATTTGAACGGACGATCTTATCATTAAAAATTGGTTGA